The genomic stretch ACGGCATCTACACGGCGCGCGGGGCGATCAATCCCTACCCGCTACTGAAGCCATCCGCGGCCGCCGGCGCGCACTAGCGCAGCCGGCGTGGTGGCATGATGGGATTCAGGCGGCCTCGCCGACCGTGCCGTGGCCGGCTTCGTCGGCGGCTTCCTTGCCGCCGGGCAGCAGCAGGTTCAGGATCACCGCCGACAGCGAGCCCACCGTGATGCCGGAGCCGAACACCTCATGGACAAAGGCGGGCAGCTTGGCCAGCAGTTCCGGGCGGAAGGTCACGGCCAGGCCGCAGCCGATCGACACCGCCACGATCAGCGTATTGCGCTGCGTGAAGCGGACCGTGCTGAGCATCTGGATCCCGCCCGAAACGATCATCGCGAACATCATCAGGCCGGCACCGCCGAGCACCGGCTGCGGAATCGTCACCACCAGCGCGCCCAGCACCGGGAACAGCCCGGCCAGCAGCAGCATCACGCCGGTCAGCGCCACCACGTGGCGGCTGGCCACGCCGGTCAGCGACACCACGCCGACGTTCTGCGCAAAGGTGGACAGCGGCGGGCTGCACACCAGCGCCGCGAAAGCCGAGCCAAAGCCGTCGCACAGGATGCCGCGCGACAGGCATTTGCCCGACACCGGCCGCTGCGTGGCCGATCCCAGCGCCATGAAGGTGCCGGTCGATTCGACGATGGTGACCAGGAACGCGATCGACATGGCGACAATGCCGGAAATCGGGAACGACATGCCGAAGTGCAGCGGCTGCGGCACCGCGAACACCGGCGCCTGGTGGAACTGGGTAAAGTCGATCAGCCCCAGCGCCAGGCACAACAGGTAGCCGCCGGCAATGCCAACGACGATGGCCGAGGCCG from Cupriavidus nantongensis encodes the following:
- a CDS encoding nucleobase:cation symporter-2 family protein — translated: MAPLLFQVEDRPPRLTTFLLALQHLLAALGGIIAVPLVIGGALRLPSDQVVALVNAALLGSGIVTIIQCKGVGPVGIRMPCVMGTSFAFVGAAISVGVEHGVAGILGSALAGSLVMILGSFFMPAIRKLFPHTVTSVVVTMIGLSLIPVAIDWAAGGQGSSRYGAPGNLAIAVAVLALVVAVVQWGKGMLSASAIVVGIAGGYLLCLALGLIDFTQFHQAPVFAVPQPLHFGMSFPISGIVAMSIAFLVTIVESTGTFMALGSATQRPVSGKCLSRGILCDGFGSAFAALVCSPPLSTFAQNVGVVSLTGVASRHVVALTGVMLLLAGLFPVLGALVVTIPQPVLGGAGLMMFAMIVSGGIQMLSTVRFTQRNTLIVAVSIGCGLAVTFRPELLAKLPAFVHEVFGSGITVGSLSAVILNLLLPGGKEAADEAGHGTVGEAA